One part of the Ursus arctos isolate Adak ecotype North America unplaced genomic scaffold, UrsArc2.0 scaffold_14, whole genome shotgun sequence genome encodes these proteins:
- the LOC113249134 gene encoding olfactory receptor-like protein OLF4 has translation MEPGNDTRISEFLLLGLSEEPELQPLLSGLFLSMYLITVFGNLLIILDVGSDSHLQTPMYFFLPNLSLVDICSTSTTISEMLMNIQTESKVITYAGCITQIYFFIVFAVLDVFLLAVMAYDHFVAIRHPLHYMVIMNPRLCGLLLLVSWVICILHSLLQSLMVLRLSFCTEVELPHFFCELNQMIQLACSDTFLNNMVMYFASVLLGGGAFAGILYSYSKIVSSIRGISSAQGKYKAFSTCTSHLSVVSFYCTMLGVYLSSAATQSSHASAVASVMYTVVTPMLNPFIYSLRNRDIKRALKAFFVTEMQRGQLS, from the coding sequence ATGGAACCAGGCAATGATACAcgaatttcagaatttcttcttctgggactatcagaggaaccagaactgcagcccctcttatctgggcttttcctctccatgtacctgatcactgtgtttggaaacctgctcatcatcctggaTGTCGGCTCAGATTCCCACCTCCaaacccccatgtacttcttcctccccaacctGTCCCTTGTAGACATTTgttccacctccaccaccatctccGAGATGCTAATGAACATACAGACAGAGAGCAAAGTCATAACCTATGCTGGGTGCATTactcagatttattttttcatagtctTTGCCGTGTTGGACGTCTTTCTCCTGGCTGTGATGGCTTATGACCACTTTGTGGCCATccgtcaccccctgcactacatggTCATTATGAACCCTCGGCTCTGTGGACTGCTTCTTCTGGTGTCCTGGGTCATCTGTATCCTGCATTCCTTGTTACAAAGTTTAATGGTGCTgcggctgtccttctgtacagaggtggaactcccccactttttctgtgaactcaatcagatgatccaacttgcctgttctgatACCTTTCTTAATAACATGGTGATGTATTTTGCATCTGTGCTTCTGGGTGGTGGGGCTTTTGCTGGGATTCTTTACTCTTATTCTAAGATTGTTTCCTCCATACGTGGAATATcgtcagctcagggcaagtataaagcattttccacctgtacatctcacctctcagttgtctcATTTTATTGTACGATGCTTGGTGTGTACCTGagctctgctgctacccagagctcccacgcaagtgccGTGGCCTcagtgatgtacacggtggtcacccccatgctgaaccccttcatctacagcctgaggaacagagacataaagagggctctgaaaGCATTCTTTGTGACAGAGATGCAACGTGGCCAATTGTCATAG